From the Diospyros lotus cultivar Yz01 chromosome 13, ASM1463336v1, whole genome shotgun sequence genome, one window contains:
- the LOC127788200 gene encoding putative E3 ubiquitin-protein ligase XBAT31 has translation MPPSPPTPSSPLPPAPSYPPRLRRMYILMFDSSHGRTCLHYTAYYGHSNCLQAILSASCSSRIVASWGYARFVNIRDDKGATPLHLAARQRRSECIHILLDNGGLVYASTGCYGFPGSTLLHLAARGGSLDCIRELLAWGANRLQRDASGLKVFL, from the exons ATGCCGCCATCGCCTCCAACTCCATCGTCGCCGCTGCCTCCAGCTCCATCGTATCCTCCTCGCCTCCGCCGTATGTAT attttgatgtttgattcaAGCCATGGGAGGACCTGTTTGCACTATACTGCTTATTATGGCCATTCTAATTGCCTACAGGCCATTCTCTCTGCTTCCTGTTCTTCCCGTATTGTTGCCTCTTG GGGTTATGCCCGGTTTGTAAATATTAGAGATGATAAAGGAGCAACACCTTTGCACTTGGCGGCCAGACAAAGACGATCGGAATGCATCCATATTCTCTTAGACAATGGAG GTCTGGTCTATGCTTCAACTGGTTGTTATGG CTTCCCGGGAAGCACTCTTCTCCATTTGGCCGCTAGAGGGGGTTCTCTTGATTGCATCCGTGAATTGTTGGCTTGGGGCGCCAATCGACTTCAAAGAGATGCATCGGG ATTGAAGGTTTTTCTTTGA